The following are from one region of the Streptomyces fradiae genome:
- a CDS encoding acyl-CoA dehydrogenase family protein, with translation MSEATVRRSARAEAEQLTGDLIGDRADAWDRAGELPLDLLRELGAKGVLCAQVPAPYGGLGLSSADNGELTAHVGALCSSVRSVMTSQGMAAWTVERLGSDEQKAVHLAELTSGKLAGVAFSEPGAGSDLGAMSTTIRTEGDSIVLDGRKAWITVGAYADLLVVFGRHGEGAGAVVVPTDAPGVRIERVADPMGCRAAGHANVTLDGVRLPADRLLGGAGLPVDWLVTSALTFGRVSVAWGCVGILRACLRAAAQHAAGREQFGVPLADHQLVARHLAELHVAQEASARCCEQASRCWDDNSPELVTSAVTAKHLAAGHAARGAAAAVQVLASAGARDGGPVARAYRDAKLMEIIEGSNEISQLLLGKHALAVWS, from the coding sequence ATGAGTGAGGCGACCGTACGCCGCTCCGCCCGCGCCGAGGCGGAGCAGCTGACCGGCGACCTCATCGGCGACCGGGCCGACGCCTGGGACCGGGCCGGCGAGCTGCCCCTCGACCTGCTGCGCGAACTGGGCGCCAAGGGCGTGCTGTGCGCCCAGGTGCCCGCCCCGTACGGCGGTCTGGGCCTCAGCAGCGCCGACAACGGCGAACTCACCGCGCACGTCGGGGCGCTCTGCTCCTCCGTCCGCAGCGTCATGACCTCCCAGGGCATGGCCGCCTGGACCGTCGAGCGGCTCGGCAGCGACGAGCAGAAGGCCGTCCACCTGGCCGAGCTGACCTCCGGGAAGCTCGCCGGGGTCGCCTTCAGCGAGCCCGGCGCCGGCAGCGACCTCGGCGCGATGAGCACCACCATCCGCACCGAGGGCGACAGCATCGTCCTCGACGGCCGCAAGGCCTGGATCACCGTGGGCGCCTACGCCGACCTGCTGGTCGTCTTCGGCCGGCACGGCGAGGGCGCCGGCGCCGTGGTGGTCCCCACCGACGCGCCCGGCGTACGGATCGAGCGCGTCGCCGACCCGATGGGCTGCCGGGCCGCCGGACACGCCAACGTCACCCTCGACGGCGTACGGCTGCCCGCCGACCGGCTCCTCGGCGGCGCCGGCCTCCCGGTGGACTGGCTGGTCACCTCCGCGCTCACCTTCGGCCGGGTCTCCGTGGCCTGGGGCTGCGTCGGCATCCTGCGGGCCTGCCTGCGCGCCGCCGCCCAGCACGCCGCAGGCCGGGAGCAGTTCGGCGTCCCGCTCGCCGACCACCAGCTGGTCGCCCGGCACCTCGCCGAACTGCACGTCGCCCAGGAGGCCTCGGCCCGCTGCTGCGAGCAGGCCAGCCGCTGCTGGGACGACAACAGCCCCGAGCTCGTCACCTCCGCCGTCACCGCGAAGCACCTCGCCGCCGGGCACGCCGCCCGCGGCGCGGCCGCCGCCGTCCAGGTGCTCGCCTCGGCGGGCGCCCGGGACGGCGGGCCGGTGGCCCGCGCCTACCGGGACGCCAAGCTGATGGAGATCATCGAGGGCAGCAACGAGATCAGCCAGCTGCTGCTCGGCAAGCACGCCCTGGCGGTGTGGTCATGA
- a CDS encoding phosphopantetheine-binding protein, protein MNNTVATTPLTETELLTRVRQAWADVLDLDTVEQVPEDVNFLEAGGSSLLLIMLWEELDPLTERTLKVSDLFQHSTVKAQVALLGDASGTEEALTELGARNRGGLIGRARRDQSASE, encoded by the coding sequence GTGAACAACACCGTGGCCACGACCCCGCTCACCGAGACCGAACTGCTCACCCGGGTCCGGCAGGCCTGGGCCGACGTCCTCGACCTGGACACCGTCGAGCAGGTACCCGAGGACGTCAACTTCCTGGAGGCGGGCGGCAGTTCGCTGCTCCTCATCATGCTGTGGGAGGAGCTGGACCCGCTGACCGAGCGGACCCTGAAGGTCTCCGACCTGTTCCAGCACAGCACCGTCAAGGCCCAGGTCGCCCTCCTCGGCGACGCCTCCGGCACCGAGGAGGCCCTGACCGAGCTGGGTGCCCGCAACCGCGGCGGCCTCATCGGCCGTGCGCGCCGCGACCAGTCCGCGTCCGAGTGA
- a CDS encoding beta-ketoacyl synthase N-terminal-like domain-containing protein yields MTHSTDIAVVGIGLRYPDAATPAEFWRNIDRGVVSMREMSPEQLKAAGVTDEMLADPSFVRVATSLAGVEDFASEFFGYPPREAETIDPQQRLFLEACWEALEAAGHPARKDATTGPVVGVFAGSAAGNYSAALLAAKARESGLRAAVDDLELTVGGQADFMTSRAAYKLGLRGPALSIQTGCSSSLYGVHYATLSLLSGECDIALAGGATVLEPFRGYRHQPGGVLSEDGYCRSFDASSTGTTYSSGVGVVALRRLDDALADGDTVLAVIRGSAVGNDGGDRLGFVAPSPRGVADVVAAALGTAGVTADKLRYVEAHGTATPVGDNIELIALNRAFRATTDKTAYCALGSVMSNIGHTGPAAGIAGFIKAVHVARTGTIPPHPTFESPRDPDILDESPFFVTTTGEECADADRHVLVNSMGVGGTNAAIVLAAPPEPVRPAAPRRATVRLVLSARTRAELDQTCRRLADALDEGGLDAEDVAHTLRVGRAVFDERRVVTAPRERLAAALRVPRPPAVRTERSAGRRPVLVLPADGAPQPPAALLAGLRAALPELGEPLTGTQESLPDGRFPLYVGHGEPARDRHVLALPEQDAPLDADALAELLDDAVTTAWLHGAEVDWSALDGARGRRVTLPTYPFTRKRHWALDRLTYDGPVAAAPAAPGTGGTSTAAEGSVEAGLVQLWKDLFGHETIGLDDEFAALGGTSLLSVQMVLEIQNRFGVLVNIHRAGGSQATVRRLTAIVEGLKNGAGLGDEEVDPAADGDGALVDADLQIALEPLAKKPAPGKDVLLTGATGYLGAFLLDELVRASKGRVYCVVRAADEAEGMARLKATAAKFGLAEPDPERVHAVPGDLRDIAKVCATYRDGELAGRIGHVLHCAAKVVFTEPYRMLREDNILPLVGLLNWMRPLGIRDISFISTVAATAPAGGDGRLMETREQPLDPQLGGYGVSKWVGERILERADQDGMRVRVFRPGLIMASSKTGACNDKDLIWFLLASGLVVGARPVDDRGMPVSPVDVLARAVAELALSGRSVGRAYHLVDEISPSLEDLFAALETAGLPTRTVPLTEWQRLVAEQATATGSKVLSATALYEMEGHELDEAGVQARAWQPWLRKAGLSPLVTGEQLRSGLAFLAHRTEDIGSLLPALAAEGAAAATQGEQQ; encoded by the coding sequence ATGACCCACAGCACCGACATCGCCGTCGTCGGCATCGGCCTGCGCTACCCCGACGCCGCCACCCCGGCGGAGTTCTGGCGGAACATCGACCGGGGCGTCGTCTCCATGCGCGAGATGTCCCCCGAGCAGCTCAAGGCCGCCGGCGTCACCGACGAGATGCTCGCCGACCCCTCCTTCGTCAGGGTCGCCACCTCGCTGGCCGGCGTCGAGGACTTCGCCTCCGAGTTCTTCGGCTACCCGCCCCGCGAGGCCGAGACCATCGACCCGCAGCAGCGGCTCTTCCTGGAGGCCTGCTGGGAGGCCCTGGAGGCCGCCGGACACCCGGCCCGCAAGGACGCCACCACCGGCCCCGTCGTCGGCGTCTTCGCCGGCAGCGCCGCCGGCAACTACTCGGCCGCCCTGCTCGCCGCCAAGGCCCGCGAGTCCGGACTGCGCGCCGCCGTCGACGACCTGGAGCTCACGGTCGGCGGCCAGGCCGACTTCATGACCTCCCGCGCCGCCTACAAGCTCGGCCTGCGCGGCCCCGCCCTGAGCATCCAGACCGGCTGCTCCTCCTCGCTGTACGGCGTCCACTACGCCACCCTCAGCCTGCTCTCCGGCGAGTGCGACATCGCCCTGGCCGGCGGCGCCACCGTCCTCGAGCCCTTCCGCGGCTACCGCCACCAGCCCGGCGGCGTGCTCTCCGAGGACGGCTACTGCCGCTCCTTCGACGCGAGTTCGACCGGCACGACCTACAGCTCCGGCGTCGGCGTCGTCGCCCTGCGCCGCCTCGACGACGCCCTCGCGGACGGTGACACCGTGCTCGCCGTGATCCGCGGCAGCGCCGTCGGCAACGACGGCGGCGACCGCCTCGGCTTCGTCGCCCCCAGCCCGCGCGGCGTCGCCGACGTCGTCGCCGCCGCCCTCGGCACCGCCGGCGTCACCGCCGACAAGCTGCGCTACGTCGAGGCGCACGGCACCGCGACCCCGGTCGGCGACAACATCGAACTCATCGCGCTCAACCGGGCGTTCCGCGCCACCACCGACAAGACCGCCTACTGCGCGCTCGGTTCGGTGATGTCCAACATCGGGCACACCGGCCCCGCCGCCGGCATCGCCGGCTTCATCAAGGCCGTGCACGTCGCGCGCACCGGCACCATCCCGCCGCACCCCACCTTCGAGAGCCCGCGCGACCCCGACATCCTCGACGAGAGCCCCTTCTTCGTCACCACCACCGGCGAGGAGTGCGCCGACGCCGACCGGCACGTCCTGGTCAACTCCATGGGCGTCGGCGGCACCAACGCCGCCATCGTGCTCGCCGCCCCGCCGGAGCCGGTCCGCCCCGCGGCCCCGCGCCGCGCCACCGTGCGCCTGGTGCTGTCCGCCCGCACCCGCGCCGAGCTGGACCAGACCTGCCGCCGGCTCGCCGACGCCCTCGACGAGGGCGGCCTCGACGCCGAGGACGTCGCCCACACCCTGCGGGTCGGCCGCGCCGTCTTCGACGAGCGCCGGGTGGTCACCGCGCCCCGCGAGCGCCTCGCCGCCGCCCTGCGCGTGCCGCGCCCGCCGGCCGTCCGCACCGAGCGCTCCGCCGGCCGCCGCCCCGTCCTGGTGCTGCCCGCCGACGGCGCCCCGCAGCCGCCGGCCGCGCTGCTCGCCGGACTGCGCGCCGCGCTCCCGGAGCTCGGCGAGCCCCTGACGGGCACTCAGGAGAGCCTGCCCGATGGCCGGTTCCCGCTGTACGTCGGCCACGGCGAGCCCGCCCGCGACCGCCACGTCCTCGCGCTGCCTGAGCAGGACGCTCCGCTCGACGCCGACGCGCTCGCCGAGCTCCTCGACGACGCCGTCACCACCGCGTGGCTGCACGGCGCCGAGGTCGACTGGTCCGCCCTCGACGGCGCCCGCGGCCGCCGCGTCACCCTCCCCACGTACCCCTTCACCCGCAAGCGCCACTGGGCCCTCGACCGGCTCACCTACGACGGCCCGGTCGCCGCCGCCCCCGCCGCGCCCGGCACCGGCGGCACCTCCACCGCCGCCGAGGGCAGCGTCGAGGCCGGACTCGTCCAGCTGTGGAAGGACCTGTTCGGGCACGAGACCATCGGCCTCGACGACGAGTTCGCCGCGCTCGGCGGCACCTCGCTGCTCTCCGTACAGATGGTCCTGGAGATCCAGAACCGCTTCGGCGTCCTGGTCAACATCCACCGGGCCGGCGGCAGCCAGGCCACCGTCCGCCGCCTCACCGCCATCGTCGAGGGCCTCAAGAACGGCGCGGGACTCGGCGACGAGGAGGTCGACCCGGCCGCGGACGGCGACGGCGCCCTCGTCGACGCCGACCTCCAGATCGCCCTGGAGCCGCTCGCCAAGAAGCCCGCGCCCGGCAAGGACGTGCTGCTCACCGGCGCCACCGGCTACCTCGGCGCCTTCCTCCTCGACGAGCTGGTGCGCGCCTCCAAGGGCCGCGTCTACTGCGTCGTCCGCGCCGCCGACGAGGCCGAGGGCATGGCCCGGCTCAAGGCCACCGCCGCCAAGTTCGGCCTGGCCGAGCCCGACCCGGAGCGCGTGCACGCCGTCCCCGGCGACCTCCGCGACATCGCGAAGGTCTGCGCCACGTACCGCGACGGCGAACTCGCCGGCCGTATCGGCCACGTGCTGCACTGCGCCGCCAAGGTCGTCTTCACCGAGCCGTACCGGATGCTCCGCGAGGACAACATCCTGCCGCTCGTCGGACTCCTCAACTGGATGCGCCCGCTGGGCATCCGCGACATCAGCTTCATCTCCACCGTCGCCGCCACCGCCCCCGCCGGCGGCGACGGACGCCTCATGGAGACCCGCGAGCAGCCGCTCGACCCGCAGCTCGGCGGCTACGGCGTCAGCAAGTGGGTCGGCGAGCGCATCCTGGAGCGGGCCGACCAGGACGGCATGCGCGTCCGGGTCTTCCGCCCCGGCCTCATCATGGCCTCCAGCAAGACCGGCGCCTGCAACGACAAGGACCTCATCTGGTTCCTGCTCGCCAGCGGCCTGGTCGTCGGCGCCCGCCCGGTCGACGACCGCGGCATGCCGGTCTCCCCGGTCGACGTCCTCGCCCGCGCCGTCGCCGAACTCGCCCTGTCCGGCAGGTCGGTGGGCCGCGCCTACCACCTCGTCGACGAGATATCGCCGAGCCTGGAGGACCTCTTCGCGGCCCTGGAGACCGCCGGCCTGCCCACCCGCACCGTCCCGCTGACCGAATGGCAGCGGCTCGTCGCCGAGCAGGCGACGGCCACCGGCAGCAAGGTGCTCTCCGCCACGGCCCTCTACGAGATGGAGGGCCACGAGCTCGACGAGGCCGGCGTCCAGGCCCGCGCCTGGCAGCCCTGGCTGCGCAAGGCCGGCCTCTCCCCGCTGGTCACCGGCGAGCAGCTGCGCAGCGGACTGGCCTTCCTGGCCCACCGTACCGAGGACATCGGCTCGCTCCTCCCGGCCCTCGCGGCCGAGGGCGCGGCCGCCGCCACCCAGGGGGAGCAGCAGTGA
- a CDS encoding 3-oxoacyl-[acyl-carrier-protein] synthase III C-terminal domain-containing protein has protein sequence MSDDLSIGIGRVHTVLPEVRTPLADLPEFPGLTPEEAEFARGSGIATVGVLEDTTAGDLAVRAVQGLLDELDGTDGAARPDTLVLVGPRAPDVLLGSDACRVQAEAKLDGAFAFTLDGLGCTGSSAAWALARDLLLADPSRQSVLVAHGSRPTGYDRVRHPVTVIGDGAYAMTMVRGGRPVLRAHRQETDGTFHDLFRVDYKQVPQYEWREECASPDRYRFELAMNSRMRLSRMVDEVLADAGVDKGAVATTLMQNVTASAYQFYETLLGLPIHPVCGEHLAAYGHLGAMDVVLNLDRLLAAGELAPGDLVLVLNNSPVAAWAVTLWEV, from the coding sequence ATGAGCGACGACCTGTCCATCGGCATCGGCCGGGTGCACACCGTGCTCCCCGAGGTGCGCACCCCGCTGGCCGACCTCCCCGAGTTCCCCGGACTCACCCCGGAGGAGGCCGAGTTCGCCCGCGGCAGCGGCATCGCGACCGTCGGCGTCCTGGAGGACACCACCGCCGGCGACCTCGCGGTCCGGGCGGTCCAGGGCCTCCTCGACGAGCTCGACGGGACGGACGGGGCCGCCCGGCCCGACACCCTCGTCCTCGTCGGGCCCCGCGCCCCCGACGTCCTGCTCGGCTCGGACGCCTGCCGCGTCCAGGCCGAGGCCAAGCTCGACGGCGCCTTCGCCTTCACCCTGGACGGCCTCGGCTGCACCGGCTCCAGCGCCGCCTGGGCGCTCGCCCGGGACCTGCTGCTCGCCGACCCGTCCCGGCAGAGCGTCCTCGTCGCCCACGGCAGCCGCCCCACCGGCTACGACCGGGTGCGCCACCCGGTCACCGTGATCGGCGACGGCGCCTACGCCATGACCATGGTCCGCGGCGGACGGCCGGTGCTGCGCGCCCACCGCCAGGAGACCGACGGCACCTTCCACGACCTGTTCCGGGTGGACTACAAGCAGGTGCCGCAGTACGAGTGGCGCGAGGAGTGCGCCTCGCCCGACCGGTACCGCTTCGAGCTCGCCATGAACAGCCGCATGCGGCTCTCCCGCATGGTCGACGAGGTGCTCGCCGACGCCGGCGTCGACAAGGGCGCCGTCGCCACGACCCTCATGCAGAACGTCACGGCGAGCGCCTACCAGTTCTACGAGACGCTCCTCGGCCTGCCCATCCACCCGGTGTGCGGTGAACACCTCGCCGCCTACGGCCACCTGGGCGCCATGGACGTCGTGCTCAACCTCGACCGGCTGCTCGCGGCCGGCGAACTCGCCCCGGGCGACCTCGTGCTCGTCCTCAACAACAGCCCCGTCGCGGCCTGGGCCGTGACCCTGTGGGAGGTGTGA
- a CDS encoding acyl carrier protein, whose translation MSTPTTQQDTAATEQDTTAIRETLTAFLEQRTKTAVAADVDLFSTGLVTSLFAMELLVHVEQSFGVQVGGADLTLDNFRSVDAMTALVLRLRGAGDE comes from the coding sequence ATGAGCACCCCCACCACCCAGCAGGACACCGCCGCCACCGAGCAGGACACCACCGCCATCCGTGAGACGCTGACCGCCTTCCTGGAGCAGCGCACCAAGACCGCCGTCGCCGCCGACGTCGACCTGTTCTCCACCGGCCTGGTCACCTCCCTGTTCGCCATGGAGCTCCTGGTGCACGTCGAGCAGTCCTTCGGCGTCCAGGTCGGCGGCGCCGACCTCACCCTCGACAACTTCCGCAGCGTCGACGCCATGACCGCCCTCGTGCTGCGCCTGCGGGGCGCCGGCGATGAGTGA
- a CDS encoding 3-hydroxyacyl-CoA dehydrogenase family protein: MSDNPTTGTTDAGTRRHRLAVIGAGVMGTGITTLALGRGVDVILVDVSEEILAKASAAATGQLRLARMMGKLPREGATGELVTTTRIADIADATAVVEAVTELAPLKAKVLAEASAAVAPGTLLISNTSAVPIDEQADSVARPEDLVGIHFMNPPYLIHTSELIRGPRSGEQAVADARELLEALGQHGVVVGDGPGFVINRILQRMINEAARIVADGVADPASVDAAFEGCLGHTTGPLATADLIGLDNVVDSLRVLHERTGDAGYEPCALLLEKVAAGDFGRKTGRGFFEYGGSTS; the protein is encoded by the coding sequence GTGAGCGACAATCCGACCACCGGAACCACGGACGCCGGTACGCGCCGGCACCGGCTCGCGGTCATCGGCGCGGGTGTCATGGGCACCGGCATCACCACCCTGGCCCTCGGCCGCGGAGTCGACGTGATCCTGGTGGACGTCTCCGAGGAGATCCTCGCCAAGGCGAGCGCCGCCGCCACCGGCCAGCTGCGGCTCGCCCGGATGATGGGCAAGCTGCCCCGCGAGGGCGCCACCGGCGAGCTCGTCACCACCACCCGGATCGCCGACATCGCCGACGCCACCGCCGTCGTCGAGGCCGTCACCGAACTGGCCCCGCTGAAGGCCAAGGTGCTCGCCGAGGCCTCCGCCGCCGTCGCCCCCGGCACGCTGCTGATCTCCAACACCTCGGCCGTGCCGATCGACGAGCAGGCCGACTCGGTCGCCCGGCCCGAGGACCTGGTCGGCATCCACTTCATGAACCCGCCCTACCTGATCCACACCTCGGAGCTGATCCGCGGGCCGCGCAGCGGGGAGCAGGCCGTCGCCGACGCCCGCGAGCTGCTCGAAGCCCTCGGCCAGCACGGCGTGGTCGTCGGCGACGGACCCGGCTTCGTCATCAACCGGATCCTGCAGCGCATGATCAACGAGGCCGCCCGGATCGTCGCCGACGGCGTGGCCGACCCGGCCTCCGTCGACGCCGCCTTCGAGGGCTGCCTGGGCCACACCACCGGCCCGCTCGCCACCGCCGACCTCATCGGCCTCGACAACGTGGTCGACTCCCTGCGGGTCCTGCACGAACGCACCGGGGACGCGGGCTACGAGCCCTGCGCCCTGCTCCTGGAGAAGGTCGCCGCCGGCGATTTCGGCCGCAAGACCGGCCGCGGATTTTTCGAATACGGAGGAAGCACGTCATGA
- a CDS encoding condensation domain-containing protein, protein MTGNQPAPLSFAQERLWFADATAPGNPTYNVPLFFRTPEPLDPKALSFALEAVTARHEPLRTVYRLAGDRPEQHVLAPEPVPVEVVDLTGAPDAAARAEREAEERGRAPFDLAEGPLLRCTLWQGLPGGDAVLLTVHHIAVDGWSLAPLFDDLARAYAAALAGDPIELPELPARYADFATQERSAAHQPAAVRALDERAAELLKVAPGLRLAGRADRPAAPDGARTGARHELVVPPPVRAGIDTLAAGLRVTPYVVLTAAVQALLHRWSGRSAFLLGTMTANRDHPGLEEAVGFFVNTVPLHARVDAADFFRALCKATRKEAFRALSVQRVPFDRLTAAVGAARGTGRTPLVEVGFVYQNAPVVRAGGAGWSVPVVLGTGTAKFDLLLMLEDGPEGLSVTIEYDSELYGPADAKGLAEGLAALLDAAVADPDRALAELPELPGQPAADALPPEPEVPAVTPAAPTTATTAMPGTPALHGAEAEAAELFVAALDKRGGLGPAPAAAELTGASDFFALGGHSLLAVTMLAETKRRHGLTVSPRAFLPDPTVAGLARLLTEARAAAAQAAAGTPAATAPATAERPGAAAADQEAHPASPVQQRFWFLDRLPSLRAAYLIPTLVEYAGTVDRDVLRRAVDLVLTRHPALSSVFCLDRRKRHVCYRTIGTPPPTPVTEAADWHPDTLKNRLSRLCWAPMDLGKEAPARAEILALGPERTVLALVVHHIVADGWSRDLLLAEIGTAYRALAAGTEPVLAEPVHPAHLAPAEAPAPARETERAAALLDHLRGAPNDIDLPHDWPRAELQSTEATLLTAELPAALAGRLRAVAADVVGCTLFMTTAALLAVALARRGGQRDFLFAFPWAGREDPAAGEAIGMFVNTLILRLDLRGEPTWRELLGRVRESCSVSYRHADVALDVLANELHSDRDLSRPALTPVFLSAQSGDTGPAGLTGDTTARLLPLEPLHIKYELELVAEEAADERLDLRLAYAVNLFTRDTAEALLIDVVTAAEDLAADPDSHPFTRSTS, encoded by the coding sequence GTGACCGGAAACCAGCCCGCGCCGCTCTCCTTCGCCCAGGAGCGGCTGTGGTTCGCCGACGCCACCGCGCCCGGCAACCCCACGTACAACGTCCCGCTGTTCTTCCGTACCCCCGAACCCCTCGACCCCAAGGCGCTCTCCTTCGCCCTGGAAGCGGTCACCGCCCGGCACGAGCCGCTGCGCACCGTCTACCGGCTCGCCGGCGACCGCCCCGAGCAGCACGTCCTCGCCCCCGAGCCGGTGCCCGTCGAGGTCGTCGACCTCACCGGCGCGCCCGACGCCGCCGCCCGCGCCGAGCGGGAGGCCGAGGAACGCGGCCGCGCGCCCTTCGACCTCGCCGAGGGCCCGCTGCTCCGCTGCACCCTGTGGCAGGGCCTGCCCGGCGGCGACGCCGTGCTGCTCACCGTCCACCACATCGCCGTGGACGGCTGGTCCCTCGCCCCGCTCTTCGACGACCTGGCCCGCGCCTACGCGGCCGCCCTCGCCGGGGACCCGATCGAGCTCCCTGAACTCCCGGCCCGTTACGCCGACTTCGCGACCCAGGAACGGTCCGCCGCGCACCAGCCGGCCGCCGTCCGCGCCCTCGACGAGCGCGCCGCCGAGCTGCTGAAGGTCGCCCCCGGACTGCGCCTGGCCGGCCGCGCCGACCGCCCGGCCGCCCCCGACGGCGCCCGCACCGGCGCCCGGCACGAGCTCGTCGTGCCGCCGCCGGTCCGCGCCGGGATCGACACGCTCGCCGCAGGCCTCCGCGTCACCCCGTACGTCGTGCTCACCGCCGCCGTCCAGGCCCTGCTGCACCGCTGGTCCGGCCGGAGCGCGTTCCTGCTCGGCACCATGACCGCCAACCGGGACCACCCCGGTCTGGAGGAGGCCGTCGGCTTCTTCGTCAACACCGTGCCGCTGCACGCCCGGGTCGACGCCGCAGATTTCTTCCGCGCCCTCTGCAAGGCCACCCGCAAGGAGGCCTTCCGGGCCCTGTCCGTCCAGCGGGTCCCCTTCGACCGGCTCACCGCAGCCGTCGGCGCCGCGCGCGGTACCGGCCGCACCCCGCTGGTCGAGGTCGGCTTCGTCTACCAGAACGCGCCCGTGGTCCGGGCCGGCGGCGCCGGCTGGAGCGTGCCCGTCGTCCTCGGCACCGGCACCGCCAAGTTCGACCTGCTGCTGATGCTTGAGGACGGGCCCGAGGGCCTGTCCGTCACGATCGAGTACGACTCCGAGCTGTACGGCCCCGCCGACGCGAAGGGACTCGCCGAGGGCCTGGCCGCGCTGCTCGACGCGGCGGTCGCCGACCCCGACCGGGCGCTCGCCGAGCTGCCGGAGCTGCCCGGCCAGCCCGCCGCCGACGCCCTCCCGCCCGAGCCCGAGGTGCCGGCCGTCACTCCGGCGGCCCCCACGACCGCGACCACGGCCATGCCTGGCACCCCGGCCCTCCACGGCGCCGAGGCGGAGGCCGCGGAGCTCTTCGTCGCCGCCCTCGACAAGCGCGGCGGCCTCGGGCCCGCGCCCGCCGCGGCCGAACTCACCGGCGCCTCCGACTTCTTCGCGCTCGGCGGCCACTCGCTGCTCGCCGTCACCATGCTCGCCGAGACCAAGCGCCGGCACGGCCTGACCGTCTCGCCGCGCGCCTTCCTGCCCGACCCGACCGTCGCCGGACTCGCCCGCCTCCTCACCGAGGCCCGCGCCGCCGCCGCGCAGGCGGCCGCCGGCACCCCGGCCGCGACCGCGCCCGCGACCGCAGAGCGGCCCGGAGCCGCCGCCGCGGACCAGGAGGCCCACCCGGCCTCGCCCGTACAGCAGCGGTTCTGGTTCCTCGACCGGCTGCCCTCGCTGCGCGCCGCCTATCTGATCCCCACCCTCGTCGAGTACGCCGGAACCGTCGACCGCGACGTGCTGCGCCGCGCCGTCGACCTGGTGCTCACCCGGCACCCCGCGCTGTCCTCGGTGTTCTGCCTCGACCGGCGCAAGCGGCACGTCTGCTACCGCACCATCGGCACCCCGCCGCCGACGCCCGTCACCGAGGCCGCCGACTGGCACCCCGACACCCTGAAGAACCGGCTCTCGCGGCTGTGCTGGGCGCCCATGGACCTCGGGAAGGAGGCCCCGGCCCGCGCCGAGATCCTCGCCCTCGGGCCGGAGCGCACCGTGCTCGCCCTGGTCGTGCACCACATCGTCGCCGACGGCTGGTCCCGCGACCTGCTGCTCGCCGAGATCGGCACCGCCTACCGTGCCCTGGCCGCCGGCACCGAACCGGTGCTCGCAGAGCCCGTCCACCCCGCACACCTCGCCCCCGCCGAGGCGCCCGCCCCGGCGCGGGAGACCGAGCGGGCCGCCGCACTCCTCGACCATCTGCGCGGCGCGCCCAACGACATCGACCTGCCCCACGACTGGCCGCGCGCCGAACTCCAGTCCACCGAGGCGACCTTGCTCACCGCCGAGCTGCCCGCCGCCCTCGCGGGCCGGCTGCGCGCCGTCGCCGCCGACGTCGTCGGCTGCACCCTCTTCATGACCACGGCGGCGCTGCTCGCGGTGGCCCTCGCCCGGCGCGGCGGCCAGCGCGACTTCCTCTTCGCCTTCCCCTGGGCCGGCCGCGAGGACCCGGCCGCGGGCGAGGCGATCGGGATGTTCGTCAACACCCTGATCCTCCGCCTCGACCTGCGCGGCGAACCCACCTGGCGGGAACTCCTCGGCCGGGTCCGGGAGAGCTGTTCGGTCTCCTACCGGCACGCCGACGTGGCGCTCGACGTCCTCGCCAACGAGCTGCACAGCGACCGCGACCTCAGCCGCCCCGCCCTCACCCCGGTCTTCCTCAGCGCCCAGAGCGGCGACACCGGCCCGGCCGGACTGACCGGCGACACCACCGCCCGCCTCCTCCCGCTCGAACCGCTGCACATCAAGTACGAGCTCGAACTCGTCGCCGAAGAGGCGGCGGACGAGCGGCTCGACCTCCGCCTGGCCTACGCCGTCAACCTCTTCACCCGGGATACGGCCGAGGCCCTGCTCATCGACGTGGTCACCGCCGCCGAAGACCTCGCGGCCGACCCCGACTCCCACCCCTTCACCAGGAGCACTTCGTGA